A single genomic interval of Brevibacillus brevis harbors:
- a CDS encoding M20 metallopeptidase family protein yields MALQDQLKELLKQMEPQIISWRRHLHQHPELSFQEEKTPALIAEILRGLHFDEVRTGVGGRGVIGVLRGGRPGKVVALRADFDALPIQDQKEVPYKSTVPGVMHACGHDAHTSQLLGLASVLAAHREQFAGEIRFVFQHAEEENPGGATQMVQDGAVDGVDAIFGVHLWSMFPVGKVYISAGPLMANTDDFSIEIKGKGGHGAVPEETVDSIVIGSQIVGHLQTIASRNVSPLESVVVTVGTFHGGDSTNIIADSCRLTGTVRSFLPDVRDRAEQRLTEIAEGTAAMMGGSATVVYERGYPAVINHEKETAIAQEAAIATFGAGRVESMKPLMGGEDFSYYLEKVPGAYLFVGAGNPEKLATYPHHHPRFDIDEDAMLIAGELLGRTALHYLETQQR; encoded by the coding sequence ATGGCCTTGCAGGATCAATTAAAAGAGCTACTCAAGCAGATGGAGCCGCAAATCATTAGCTGGAGGCGTCATCTGCACCAGCATCCCGAGCTTTCCTTTCAAGAGGAGAAGACTCCAGCTCTCATTGCCGAAATATTGAGAGGACTTCACTTTGATGAGGTTCGCACAGGTGTGGGGGGGAGAGGAGTTATCGGCGTTTTGCGCGGAGGGCGCCCGGGTAAGGTCGTCGCGTTGCGTGCGGATTTTGACGCACTGCCGATTCAAGATCAAAAAGAAGTGCCGTATAAATCTACTGTCCCTGGTGTCATGCATGCGTGTGGTCATGATGCGCACACTTCCCAGCTTTTAGGACTCGCTTCTGTTTTGGCAGCACATCGTGAGCAGTTTGCCGGTGAAATTCGCTTTGTCTTTCAGCATGCGGAAGAGGAAAATCCGGGCGGAGCTACCCAAATGGTTCAGGATGGTGCTGTAGATGGCGTCGATGCGATCTTTGGCGTTCATCTCTGGTCGATGTTCCCTGTGGGGAAGGTGTACATTAGTGCAGGTCCGCTCATGGCGAATACGGACGACTTTTCCATCGAGATCAAAGGAAAAGGGGGACACGGTGCTGTTCCAGAAGAAACCGTTGACTCTATTGTGATCGGTTCACAAATCGTCGGTCATCTCCAAACGATTGCCAGCCGCAACGTTAGCCCGTTAGAAAGTGTGGTCGTGACGGTGGGGACGTTCCACGGCGGAGACAGTACGAACATCATTGCAGATAGCTGTCGTTTAACAGGGACTGTCCGCTCCTTTTTGCCAGACGTCCGCGATCGTGCGGAGCAGCGCCTGACAGAAATTGCGGAGGGGACGGCTGCCATGATGGGAGGAAGCGCTACAGTTGTCTACGAGCGAGGGTATCCAGCCGTCATTAACCATGAAAAGGAAACAGCGATCGCACAGGAAGCAGCCATTGCAACATTTGGAGCTGGCCGTGTGGAATCGATGAAGCCGTTGATGGGGGGCGAGGACTTTTCGTACTACTTGGAAAAGGTGCCCGGCGCTTACTTGTTCGTTGGGGCAGGCAATCCGGAAAAACTGGCGACATATCCCCACCATCATCCCCGTTTTGATATCGACGAGGATGCCATGCTGATCGCAGGCGAGCTCTTGGGACGAACAGCGCTCCACTATTTGGAAACACAGCAACGATAA
- the fabF gene encoding beta-ketoacyl-ACP synthase II, translated as MEKVVVTGMGVISPVGNTVNQFWNSLVEGKSGISPIDTFDTARYKTKIAGLVRDFDPEERFGRKEARRMDRFCQFALAAVEEALEDAELRLDELDRERIGVYVGSGIGGVKTLLEQHDVLRERGPERISPTLVPMLISNMAAAMISIKYGLYGPTMSPVTACSIGNTSIGEAFRLIRAGAADVVIAGGSEAAVTDISLASFSNATALSTRNDDPAGASRPFDAKRDGFVMAEGAGIVILESESHAKKRNARMYAEVIGYGASSDAYHMVATHPEGIGPYRAMKWALQEAGVQTTDVDVISAHATSTEIGDRSETLAIKKLFGEHAYRVPVTANKSMTGHMFGAAGGAEAIALIKSLQEGIIPPTINQEEQDPDCDLDYVPNTARKAKLDIGMSNSFGFGGHNAVIVLKKV; from the coding sequence ATGGAAAAAGTCGTTGTTACAGGTATGGGTGTGATCTCCCCGGTAGGGAATACAGTGAATCAGTTTTGGAACAGTCTCGTGGAAGGGAAGTCTGGTATCTCACCTATTGATACTTTTGATACAGCACGCTATAAAACGAAAATCGCAGGTTTGGTGCGAGATTTTGATCCGGAGGAGCGTTTTGGGCGCAAAGAAGCGCGGCGAATGGATCGCTTTTGCCAGTTCGCTCTTGCTGCTGTAGAAGAAGCGCTAGAGGATGCAGAGCTTCGGTTGGACGAGTTGGACCGCGAGCGAATCGGGGTATATGTAGGCTCTGGCATTGGTGGGGTAAAGACACTGCTTGAGCAGCATGATGTCCTGCGTGAGCGAGGGCCTGAGAGGATCAGCCCGACGCTGGTTCCCATGCTCATCTCCAACATGGCAGCAGCGATGATCAGCATCAAGTACGGTCTGTACGGGCCGACGATGTCCCCTGTTACTGCTTGCTCGATTGGAAATACGTCTATCGGAGAGGCTTTCCGGCTCATTCGGGCGGGCGCGGCGGATGTCGTCATCGCAGGAGGGTCTGAGGCCGCAGTGACGGATATATCTCTCGCCAGCTTTAGCAATGCGACGGCATTGTCCACGAGAAATGATGATCCAGCAGGAGCGAGTCGTCCATTTGATGCAAAGCGGGATGGGTTTGTCATGGCAGAGGGTGCCGGGATTGTGATATTGGAATCAGAATCACACGCCAAGAAAAGAAACGCCCGGATGTATGCCGAGGTGATTGGCTATGGGGCAAGCTCAGATGCCTATCATATGGTGGCGACACATCCAGAAGGAATCGGTCCCTACCGTGCGATGAAATGGGCTCTCCAGGAAGCAGGGGTGCAAACGACAGACGTCGATGTCATCAGTGCGCACGCGACCAGTACAGAAATCGGAGACCGTTCCGAGACATTGGCAATCAAAAAGCTGTTTGGCGAGCATGCGTATCGTGTACCGGTCACTGCCAACAAATCGATGACCGGTCATATGTTTGGTGCAGCAGGGGGGGCGGAGGCGATCGCCCTGATTAAGAGCTTGCAGGAAGGAATCATTCCCCCGACGATCAATCAGGAGGAGCAAGACCCGGACTGCGATCTGGACTATGTGCCAAATACAGCACGCAAAGCCAAGCTCGACATCGGCATGTCCAATTCCTTTGGCTTTGGCGGTCATAACGCAGTCATCGTATTGAAAAAAGTGTAA
- the cimA gene encoding citramalate synthase produces MNSKVYLYDTTLRDGTQGEGISLSVEDKIKIALRLDQFGIDFIEGGWPGSNPKDMAFFERIREISLQHAKVTAFGSTCRPNVAASDDDNLQALILSGASAAAIFGKSWDLHVTDALKTTLEENVRMVADSVAFLKENGLTTLFLAEHFFDGYKANPRYALRVLEAAEEAGADWIVLCDTNGGTLPHEVYDIVKTTVGHLRTPVGIHPHNDSGVAVANALAAIQAGAQQVQGTINGIGERCGNVNLISVVPNLQLKLGYHCVSTDQLQELTQLSRYVAEIANMTMPNNQPFVGYSAFAHKGGIHVSAVMRDPKTYEHIEPENIGNKRRVLVSELAGQSNLLAKMEELEIDLSLDREKAREIITHIKEREFQGYQYEGAEASLTLMLLEASGKLKNLFKLDSFKIMLEKAAVQSITSEATVKLRVNGESVHTAADGNGPVNALDNAMRKALEGYYPCIAKMQLEDYKVRVLDENGATAAKVRVLIESSSNGEKWSTVGVSTNVIEASWEALADSIRYLLWKEGCEEVGSLASSGTRVGIVNH; encoded by the coding sequence ATGAATAGCAAGGTGTATCTGTATGATACGACCCTGCGAGATGGTACGCAGGGAGAGGGGATCAGCCTGTCGGTAGAAGACAAGATAAAGATCGCACTGCGGCTGGACCAATTTGGCATTGATTTTATTGAAGGTGGTTGGCCGGGCAGCAATCCAAAGGACATGGCTTTTTTTGAGCGTATCCGGGAGATTTCGTTGCAGCACGCTAAGGTAACGGCTTTTGGCAGTACCTGTAGACCAAATGTAGCTGCTTCCGATGATGACAATCTGCAAGCGTTGATCTTAAGCGGAGCCTCGGCAGCGGCGATCTTCGGGAAATCATGGGACTTGCACGTGACGGATGCTCTTAAGACGACATTGGAAGAAAACGTGCGCATGGTCGCTGATTCGGTCGCATTTTTAAAAGAAAACGGACTGACTACTCTCTTTTTGGCAGAGCATTTCTTCGATGGCTACAAGGCGAATCCGCGTTACGCATTGCGAGTGCTGGAAGCGGCAGAAGAAGCTGGAGCTGACTGGATCGTTCTCTGTGATACAAATGGCGGGACACTGCCGCATGAAGTCTATGATATTGTCAAAACGACTGTGGGCCATCTGCGGACGCCTGTAGGCATTCATCCGCATAATGACAGCGGAGTGGCAGTTGCCAATGCACTAGCTGCGATTCAGGCGGGCGCACAGCAAGTACAAGGAACCATTAACGGCATCGGTGAGCGCTGTGGAAACGTCAACCTGATCTCAGTCGTTCCGAATTTGCAGCTCAAGCTGGGCTATCACTGTGTGAGCACTGATCAATTGCAGGAGTTGACACAGCTGTCTCGCTATGTAGCGGAAATTGCCAACATGACGATGCCGAACAACCAGCCGTTTGTCGGGTATAGTGCTTTTGCTCACAAGGGTGGTATTCACGTAAGCGCCGTTATGCGCGATCCGAAAACGTACGAGCACATCGAGCCGGAAAACATCGGCAACAAACGTCGCGTACTCGTCTCAGAGCTCGCTGGGCAAAGCAATTTGCTCGCCAAAATGGAAGAGCTGGAGATCGATCTGTCGCTGGATCGGGAAAAGGCGAGAGAAATCATTACACACATCAAAGAGCGCGAATTCCAAGGCTATCAATACGAAGGAGCAGAGGCTTCGCTAACGCTGATGCTGCTGGAAGCCTCCGGCAAGCTGAAAAACCTGTTCAAGCTGGACTCCTTCAAAATCATGCTGGAAAAGGCAGCCGTCCAATCAATCACGTCGGAGGCGACTGTGAAGCTGCGTGTGAACGGGGAATCTGTCCATACAGCCGCAGATGGCAACGGTCCGGTGAACGCACTGGACAATGCGATGCGAAAAGCATTGGAAGGCTACTACCCGTGCATTGCAAAAATGCAGCTAGAAGATTACAAGGTGCGTGTCTTGGATGAAAACGGCGCGACTGCCGCAAAAGTACGTGTCCTAATCGAATCCTCGAGCAACGGCGAAAAGTGGAGCACAGTAGGCGTCTCCACCAACGTCATCGAGGCGAGCTGGGAAGCGCTGGCAGACAGTATCCGTTACTTGCTGTGGAAAGAAGGCTGTGAGGAGGTCGGAAGCCTTGCTTCCTCGGGGACGCGCGTAGGGATTGTGAATCATTAA
- a CDS encoding histidinol phosphate phosphatase domain-containing protein: MKVDFHVHLEEGPYSLDWLLKQAESLRPLVEHAEVKGSRKWASMLTNGLAERLQQGPYSRDWLELYRLRAKQAGIQQVCVVEHLYRFLEYRSYYEQHVHIGSDRLGIAQRKWLSQVANDSLDSFVVFLQKERLRWAEDGIELRVGIELDYFSGGEETLRHVINQYPWDVCIGAVHFLEGWGYSIQDARERFGRQELIGLYSLYFDKLEQAIESQLFDVIAHIDGIKAFGVRPDETALLPYYQRVARALGRRRIATEINTGYGLASQLREFSPSYRFLEILFQNEVPITLASSATAPDQVGQQLDEARVQLKRVGYTSFAVFEKRKRSMLALD; encoded by the coding sequence ATGAAGGTAGACTTTCACGTCCATCTGGAGGAAGGGCCGTATTCACTGGACTGGTTGCTCAAGCAAGCGGAATCATTGCGCCCCCTCGTGGAGCATGCCGAAGTAAAGGGGAGCCGAAAATGGGCAAGTATGCTGACCAATGGGTTGGCAGAACGCCTGCAACAAGGCCCGTATTCACGAGATTGGCTTGAATTGTATCGATTACGTGCCAAACAGGCGGGGATTCAGCAAGTATGCGTGGTCGAGCACTTATATCGTTTTCTTGAGTATCGGTCGTACTACGAGCAGCATGTGCATATCGGTTCTGATCGCTTGGGGATTGCGCAGCGCAAATGGCTGAGTCAGGTCGCAAACGACTCTCTGGACAGCTTTGTTGTTTTCCTGCAAAAAGAGCGGCTTCGTTGGGCGGAGGATGGAATTGAGCTGCGTGTCGGGATTGAACTGGATTATTTTTCAGGTGGAGAAGAGACACTGCGGCATGTCATCAATCAATATCCTTGGGATGTGTGCATTGGGGCTGTGCATTTTCTGGAAGGCTGGGGCTATTCGATCCAGGATGCACGAGAACGCTTTGGAAGACAGGAGCTAATCGGATTGTACAGCCTTTATTTTGATAAGCTGGAGCAGGCGATCGAATCGCAATTATTCGATGTGATTGCCCATATCGATGGCATCAAAGCGTTTGGTGTGCGACCAGATGAAACTGCCCTATTGCCGTATTATCAGCGTGTGGCCCGAGCTCTTGGACGCAGGCGTATTGCAACGGAAATCAATACAGGCTACGGTCTGGCGAGTCAGCTCCGGGAATTTTCGCCCAGCTATCGTTTTCTGGAAATTTTGTTCCAGAATGAGGTGCCCATCACCTTGGCGTCTAGCGCTACTGCCCCTGATCAAGTCGGTCAGCAGTTGGACGAGGCTCGAGTGCAGTTGAAGCGGGTAGGCTATACGAGCTTTGCGGTTTTTGAGAAGAGAAAACGCAGCATGCTCGCTCTGGATTAG
- a CDS encoding helix-turn-helix transcriptional regulator: MNQQTRLQALSTFLKAQRAKILPQSVGLAPGTRRRTPGLRREEVAQLAGVSSTWYTWLEQGRDIKVSPSVLDAVARALQLTVDERKYLYALALETGTGVGQDVQKDEPPQINPALKRILKELRSCPAIITDRRSHIVGWNEAAAHVFLDFEQIPYEERNLIRLVFTRKELRRLAVNWEHFVSGFLAIFRANYGQYVEDEWYEQFLSEMRQVHPDFHDLWEQSRVSSAPEVLLEFRHAKAGKMLFHLTSLQVSGNADLRCSIYTPDPNSATETKLRQLIDRPVSSAQP, encoded by the coding sequence ATGAATCAGCAAACGCGTTTGCAGGCACTGTCTACTTTTTTGAAAGCACAGCGGGCCAAAATCCTGCCACAATCGGTTGGACTGGCTCCCGGGACGCGCAGAAGAACCCCTGGACTGCGAAGAGAAGAAGTTGCACAGCTCGCGGGGGTTAGCTCCACCTGGTATACATGGCTGGAACAAGGCCGCGACATCAAGGTCTCGCCTTCTGTTCTGGACGCAGTAGCGAGAGCCTTGCAGCTTACCGTCGATGAGCGAAAATATTTGTATGCGCTGGCACTGGAGACAGGCACGGGAGTCGGGCAAGACGTGCAAAAAGATGAACCGCCGCAGATCAATCCGGCCCTGAAAAGAATCTTGAAAGAATTGCGCTCGTGTCCAGCCATCATTACAGATCGGCGCAGTCATATTGTCGGCTGGAACGAGGCAGCCGCACATGTCTTTCTCGATTTTGAACAAATCCCTTACGAAGAGCGGAATTTGATCCGTCTTGTGTTTACGCGAAAGGAATTACGACGGCTGGCCGTTAACTGGGAGCATTTCGTCAGCGGCTTTCTTGCGATTTTTCGTGCCAATTACGGTCAGTATGTAGAGGACGAATGGTACGAGCAGTTTTTAAGCGAGATGCGGCAGGTTCATCCCGACTTTCACGACCTGTGGGAGCAAAGCCGCGTCAGCTCAGCCCCGGAGGTTTTACTGGAATTCCGTCATGCAAAGGCAGGGAAAATGCTCTTTCATCTGACTTCACTGCAAGTTTCCGGGAATGCGGATTTGCGGTGCAGCATTTACACGCCTGACCCGAATTCTGCCACGGAAACGAAGCTGCGGCAACTGATTGATCGTCCGGTTTCTTCTGCACAACCGTGA
- a CDS encoding PLP-dependent aminotransferase family protein: MDGISSVATKPLYKQIAEQIEQRISSGEFGPGSYLPSERTLAKELNVNRSTVVAAYDELQAAGMIERIQGSGTIVSQDIWGLARTRVPNWRHLTESGSFRPNLPLIRKIRRETQENDLIDLASGELSTELVPSQTLQQLMTPDDFPAHLGYEHPQGNWALRETLSLHMKAWRSIAAPATSIMITSGAQQALHLVVQCLLKPGDAVAIEEPSYCYSLPLFHSAGLRTFSLPVDRDGIDPKHLAQLHRQHRIKMVFLNPNYQNPTGTLLSLERRQALLAFSYENGIPIIEDDPYSLTSFSREPVPTLKSLDQHGTVLYISSLTKIVASGLRIGWIVGPPTVMERLADAKQQFDFGHSIFPQWLANRFLGSPQFASHIDLLRTELSFRHDQLVSSLQDKFGDQVEMVGSEGGIHLWCKFKGEWSGETLLTESVKRGVVFVPGHLFGAEQGYVRFTFGRATTDQIPEAVSRLADAFTASGWAK, translated from the coding sequence ATGGATGGCATATCTTCTGTGGCTACAAAGCCCTTATATAAACAAATAGCAGAGCAAATCGAGCAAAGAATCAGCAGCGGTGAATTCGGTCCTGGCAGCTATTTGCCCTCGGAACGCACGCTGGCCAAAGAACTGAACGTCAATCGTTCCACTGTCGTCGCGGCGTACGATGAGCTGCAAGCAGCAGGCATGATCGAGCGCATACAAGGAAGCGGCACCATTGTCAGCCAAGATATTTGGGGACTGGCACGGACCCGCGTTCCGAACTGGCGTCATTTGACGGAGTCAGGGTCGTTTCGCCCGAATTTACCGTTGATTCGCAAAATCCGTCGTGAAACACAGGAAAATGACTTGATCGATTTGGCGAGTGGCGAGCTCTCGACCGAGCTCGTCCCCAGTCAAACGCTCCAGCAGCTCATGACCCCCGATGACTTCCCGGCTCATCTCGGCTATGAGCATCCGCAGGGCAATTGGGCTTTGCGAGAGACATTGAGTCTTCATATGAAAGCATGGCGAAGCATCGCAGCACCTGCTACCTCGATCATGATCACTTCAGGAGCGCAGCAGGCCCTTCATCTCGTCGTTCAATGCTTATTAAAGCCAGGGGATGCGGTAGCCATTGAGGAGCCCTCTTACTGTTATTCCTTGCCGCTTTTTCATTCCGCTGGCTTGCGTACGTTCTCGCTGCCTGTTGACCGGGACGGAATCGACCCAAAGCACTTGGCCCAGTTGCACCGCCAGCACCGCATCAAAATGGTATTTCTCAATCCGAATTATCAAAACCCGACAGGGACACTGCTTTCATTGGAGCGGCGCCAGGCATTGCTCGCGTTCTCCTATGAAAACGGGATTCCGATTATCGAGGATGATCCATATAGCTTGACCAGTTTTTCGAGAGAGCCCGTCCCAACCTTAAAATCGCTGGATCAACACGGAACCGTACTCTACATCAGCTCTTTGACCAAAATCGTCGCCTCAGGTCTGCGCATCGGCTGGATCGTCGGGCCCCCTACTGTCATGGAAAGACTAGCAGATGCGAAACAGCAGTTTGATTTTGGACACAGCATTTTTCCGCAATGGCTAGCGAATCGCTTTCTCGGATCGCCTCAGTTTGCGAGCCACATCGATCTTTTGCGAACAGAGCTGTCCTTTCGGCACGATCAGTTAGTCTCATCGCTTCAAGACAAGTTCGGTGATCAAGTAGAAATGGTCGGTTCAGAAGGAGGCATTCACCTGTGGTGTAAATTCAAAGGGGAATGGAGCGGCGAAACTCTTCTCACAGAATCAGTCAAACGGGGAGTTGTCTTCGTTCCGGGACATCTTTTCGGGGCAGAGCAAGGATATGTCCGCTTCACTTTTGGCAGAGCTACCACAGATCAGATCCCTGAGGCAGTTTCGCGCTTAGCGGATGCATTCACGGCAAGTGGATGGGCAAAATAA
- a CDS encoding YheC/YheD family protein encodes MRKRIGVLTYRRESGFVEPGYLRRLVEAGREMGAEVFLFSPQDVHFEEKRINGYVPDGTKWRRKRFAWPDIVIDRYRYYPLPKHRAYLPFRKQNWFRYANNRFSNKYVVHQILIQDPELQRWLPETLPYDRKTLATMLADHRLVYLKPTNGTGGRSILRVEKRAGRYLLHGRTKQQAKSCEKMATLTEVCERLEHWMKNEKSGNEQFFLQQGLRLSLVPKRTVDARLLVQKDGKGQWCLTGMGIRVGPMQSSTSNLHGGGTALPAVSFLVKRFGPEMAERIVLECKELAIKTVTRIEEHFGLMMEFGFDLGIDVNGKVWIIEINPKPGREIFKQIRQHKRYATAVRRPLEYALYLINKNSAVN; translated from the coding sequence GTGAGAAAACGGATAGGCGTACTGACCTACCGAAGAGAATCAGGTTTTGTCGAGCCTGGCTATTTGCGAAGGCTGGTTGAGGCAGGGAGAGAAATGGGGGCAGAGGTTTTTTTATTTAGCCCACAAGATGTCCATTTTGAAGAAAAGCGGATTAACGGTTATGTACCAGATGGCACGAAGTGGAGACGAAAGCGTTTTGCCTGGCCCGACATCGTCATCGATCGTTATCGCTACTATCCATTGCCCAAGCATCGTGCCTATTTGCCATTTCGCAAGCAAAACTGGTTCCGTTATGCGAATAACCGCTTTTCGAACAAATATGTCGTTCATCAGATTTTGATACAAGATCCAGAGCTACAGCGGTGGCTTCCCGAAACACTCCCCTACGACAGAAAAACGCTTGCCACGATGCTTGCCGATCATCGTCTGGTTTATCTCAAGCCAACAAACGGCACAGGCGGCAGAAGCATACTGCGTGTGGAGAAACGAGCAGGTCGTTACCTTTTGCATGGCAGGACCAAGCAGCAAGCCAAAAGCTGCGAAAAAATGGCGACGCTCACAGAGGTGTGCGAGCGGCTGGAGCATTGGATGAAGAATGAGAAGAGCGGAAACGAGCAGTTTTTTCTTCAACAGGGGCTGCGGTTGTCACTGGTTCCCAAGCGAACAGTAGATGCTCGCCTGCTCGTGCAAAAGGACGGGAAGGGGCAGTGGTGTTTGACCGGGATGGGTATTCGCGTTGGGCCAATGCAATCGTCCACCTCGAATTTGCATGGAGGGGGAACCGCTTTGCCTGCTGTTTCCTTTTTGGTCAAACGATTTGGTCCGGAAATGGCGGAGCGGATTGTACTGGAATGCAAGGAGCTCGCGATCAAGACTGTCACACGCATTGAAGAGCATTTTGGCCTGATGATGGAGTTTGGTTTTGACTTGGGGATTGATGTTAACGGGAAGGTTTGGATTATTGAAATCAATCCGAAGCCAGGCAGAGAAATTTTCAAGCAGATACGTCAGCACAAGCGATATGCGACGGCGGTTCGACGACCGTTGGAGTACGCGTTGTATCTTATTAATAAAAACAGCGCAGTTAACTAA
- a CDS encoding alpha/beta hydrolase: MQKQSFSIELDEELTLRGDIHTEEAAGLAQPLLLFCHGFKGFKDWGSFPYVADELAKQGITTIRFNFSCNGVGESLTEFDELEKFGRNTYARELADLQALTERILSGELPVPDYVDKTKLYVLGHSKGGGDAILFGANNPHVAGIVTWNGIAHVDLFDEKLRQQIEETGVGYIANARTGQDMPITRAVIEDVDTNRQKYDILELVSAMDQPLCIITGEKDYVRLVEGAKRIHQAAKNSELHWIEGGDHTFNTRHPFAGTSAPLEVAIKQTVAFVRTPRT; encoded by the coding sequence ATGCAAAAGCAATCCTTTTCCATCGAACTCGACGAGGAGTTGACGCTACGAGGAGACATTCATACGGAGGAAGCGGCAGGCTTGGCACAGCCACTACTGCTGTTTTGCCATGGTTTTAAAGGCTTCAAGGATTGGGGAAGTTTTCCCTACGTAGCCGATGAGCTGGCCAAGCAAGGCATCACCACGATTCGCTTTAATTTTAGCTGCAATGGCGTAGGGGAGAGCTTGACGGAGTTCGACGAGCTGGAGAAATTCGGGCGCAATACGTATGCGCGTGAACTGGCTGATTTGCAAGCGTTGACGGAACGGATTTTGTCAGGCGAACTTCCTGTACCCGATTATGTGGACAAAACGAAGCTGTACGTATTGGGACACAGCAAGGGCGGCGGTGACGCGATTCTATTCGGAGCAAACAACCCGCATGTGGCAGGGATTGTGACCTGGAACGGAATCGCTCATGTCGATTTGTTTGACGAGAAGCTGCGCCAGCAAATAGAAGAGACGGGCGTGGGCTACATAGCGAATGCGCGGACTGGTCAAGACATGCCAATCACGAGAGCCGTGATCGAGGACGTGGACACCAATCGCCAGAAATACGATATTCTGGAACTTGTTTCTGCGATGGATCAACCACTGTGCATCATCACAGGAGAAAAAGATTATGTCCGTCTGGTAGAGGGTGCAAAAAGAATTCATCAGGCTGCCAAAAATAGCGAGCTGCACTGGATAGAAGGCGGAGATCATACATTTAACACGCGTCATCCGTTTGCAGGTACATCGGCTCCACTGGAAGTAGCGATCAAGCAAACAGTCGCATTTGTCCGCACCCCACGGACATAG
- a CDS encoding dihydrofolate reductase has protein sequence MISLIVAYARNQVIGKDGDMPWHLPADLKNVKELTTGKTIVMGRKTFESIGKPLPNRKNVVLTRSQDFHPEGVDVVHTKEEVLAMGDVIIFGGAEIYRQFLDVVDRLYITEIDLETEGDTFFPAWNRDAYSLVDKREGIVDEKNVHPHAFYVYERKNS, from the coding sequence ATGATCAGCCTAATTGTTGCCTATGCCCGCAACCAAGTCATCGGAAAAGATGGCGACATGCCGTGGCACTTACCTGCCGACTTGAAAAATGTGAAGGAATTAACGACAGGCAAAACGATTGTAATGGGACGTAAAACGTTCGAATCGATCGGCAAGCCGCTGCCTAACCGAAAGAATGTCGTCCTTACACGCAGCCAGGACTTTCACCCAGAAGGTGTAGATGTTGTCCATACGAAGGAAGAAGTGCTCGCAATGGGCGATGTCATCATCTTTGGAGGCGCGGAAATTTATCGCCAGTTCCTCGATGTCGTTGATCGTCTGTATATTACGGAGATCGATTTGGAAACAGAGGGCGATACGTTTTTCCCGGCTTGGAATCGCGACGCTTACAGCTTGGTGGACAAGCGTGAGGGTATCGTGGATGAGAAGAACGTTCATCCGCATGCGTTTTACGTGTATGAGCGAAAAAATAGTTGA
- a CDS encoding thymidylate synthase: protein MKQYLDLCQRILDEGVTKEDRTGTGTTSVFGHQMRFDLSEGFPMVTTKKLHMKSIIHELLWFLSGDTNVRYLQENGVRIWNEWADENGDLGPVYGSQWRSFTGRDGKTVDQIQWVIDEIKRNPDSRRLIVSAWNPAELDKMALPPCHLLFQFYVANGKLSCQLYQRSGDTFLGVPFNIASYALLTHMVAHVTGLEVGDFVHTIGDAHLYLNHIEQVKLQLTREPKPLPKLVLNPEVTSIFDFKYEDIEIIGYESHPHIKGEVAV, encoded by the coding sequence ATGAAACAATACCTGGATTTGTGCCAGCGCATTTTAGATGAGGGTGTCACAAAAGAGGATCGGACAGGCACCGGAACGACCAGTGTTTTTGGGCATCAGATGCGTTTTGACTTAAGTGAAGGCTTTCCCATGGTCACGACGAAAAAGCTGCATATGAAATCGATCATCCACGAATTGCTCTGGTTTTTATCAGGCGATACCAATGTCCGCTACTTGCAGGAAAACGGCGTGCGGATCTGGAACGAATGGGCCGATGAAAACGGAGATTTGGGCCCGGTATACGGAAGCCAATGGCGTTCCTTTACTGGACGCGACGGCAAAACAGTGGACCAGATTCAATGGGTCATTGATGAGATCAAGCGCAATCCAGACTCTCGCCGCTTGATTGTTAGCGCGTGGAATCCGGCTGAATTGGATAAAATGGCATTGCCGCCTTGTCACCTGTTGTTCCAGTTTTACGTAGCCAATGGCAAGTTGTCCTGCCAGTTGTATCAGCGCAGTGGCGACACGTTTTTGGGTGTACCGTTTAATATCGCTTCCTACGCTTTGTTGACGCATATGGTGGCGCATGTCACCGGGCTGGAAGTGGGCGATTTTGTTCATACGATCGGAGATGCTCATCTGTATCTCAACCATATCGAGCAGGTCAAGCTACAGCTCACTCGCGAGCCGAAACCACTGCCGAAGCTCGTACTCAATCCAGAGGTTACCTCGATTTTTGATTTCAAATACGAAGATATTGAAATCATCGGCTACGAATCCCACCCGCACATCAAAGGTGAGGTGGCCGTATGA